A window of Papilio machaon chromosome 1, ilPapMach1.1, whole genome shotgun sequence contains these coding sequences:
- the LOC106712819 gene encoding sodium/potassium-transporting ATPase subunit beta-1, producing the protein MYVVGRVGGSVSVHREAARRMGADKANGVVNYCRRPPQRPLLQKIRYAIWNPEERTFLGRTAHRWGVIGLIYLVMYICIIIFFSICMCGLLATMDDKIPYFTLADSIIGDNPGMGHRPLVFEEGALIWYDADNASQYDKYVRNIDQFLAPYENKSLLVTRGENQRECGEVKPPRAEVCAFNTSLLGPCAHKHAYGYPTRTPCIIIKLNKLYDWNPIFYDDPATLPPGMPPDIKEYINKTTTPQERRKVWVSCAGERPADVEALGPLRYWPYPGLPETYFPYDNTPGYLSPLVAVQLLNPTLHQIINIRCRAWARNIRYTESLKERLGSTHLEIMID; encoded by the exons ATGTACGTGGTTGGGCGCGTCGGAGGCAGCGTGTCAGTGCATCGTGAGGCAGCGCGCAGGATGGGCGCCGACAAGGCAAACGGAGTGGTCAACTActgccgccgcccgccgcagCGTCCTCTACTGCAGAAGATACGTTACGCGATATGGAACCCCGAGGAAAGAACCTTCTTAGGACGAACGGCACATAGATGGG gTGTAATAGGTCTGATCTACTTAGTTATGTATATCTGCATCATCATCTTCTTCTCCATCTGCATGTGTGGCCTGCTCGCCACCATGGACGACAAGATACCGTACTTCACCCTCGCTGACTCCATAATAG GTGACAACCCCGGCATGGGTCACCGTCCGCTGGTTTTCGAGGAGGGTGCGCTGATCTGGTACGATGCGGATAACGCCTCGCAGTACGACAAGTACGTTCGAAACATCGACCAATTCCTTGCAC CGTACGAGAACAAATCGCTGCTGGTGACGAGGGGTGAGAACCAGCGCGAGTGCGGGGAGGTGAAGCCGCCGCGTGCAGAAGTGTGCGCCTTCAACACCAGTTTGCTGGGGCCCTGCGCCCACAAGCATGCCTACGGCTACCCCACCAGGACGCCCTGTATCatcataaaactaaataag TTGTACGACTGGAATCCCATCTTCTACGACGATCCTGCGACGCTGCCGCCCGGCATGCCGCCAGACATCAAGGAGTACATCAACAAGACGACTACACCTCAAGAG CGTCGCAAGGTGTGGGTGTCGTGTGCGGGCGAGCGGCCAGCAGACGTGGAGGCGCTAGGCCCGCTGCGCTACTGGCCCTATCCCGGACTGCCAGAGACCTACTTCCCTTACGACAATACACCCGGTTATCTCAGCCCGCTAGTCGCCGTGCAACTACTAAATCCTACTC TACACCAGATCATCAATATTCGTTGCCGCGCGTGGGCCCGCAACATCCGCTACACGGAGAGCCTCAAGGAGAGACTCGGTTCTACTCATCTGGAGATCATGATCGACTGA
- the LOC106712744 gene encoding sodium/potassium-transporting ATPase subunit beta-1-like, whose product MASKSNGVEGSEWARAPPPTGSIGDRIAKIFYDPSDGSILGRTPKRWGIAVVFYSVFYAVLALLFSLCMGGLFLTLDDNKPSFILDSSLIGANPGVAFRPRPADGVLVKITDDASSDSYVKELKEFLAPYKNESWFTSKRGCSADDNYGYPDAPCFFIKLNKIYGWKPEFYELNSLPSDMDSNLVEYITALSPNEREQIWISCWEEKLNETKIEYPWGMGLPGRFYPFLNQAGYNSPLIPIKVTPPMSNSTAAIRCRAWAKNIVYNKSLKDPSGYTRIQLQLGQYEKLAEDI is encoded by the exons ATGGCCAGCAAGTCGAACGGTGTGGAAGGGTCTGAATGGGCTCGGGCCCCACCCCCCACGGGGTCTATTGGGGAtagaattgcaaaaatttttTACGACCCTAGTGATGGAAGCATTTTGGGAAGGACGCCGAAGAGATGGg GTATAGCGGTGGTGTTCTACTCGGTGTTCTACGCGGTGCTGGCGCTGCTGTTCTCACTGTGCATGGGCGGCCTCTTCCTCACACTCGATGATAACAAGCCTTCCTTCATACTTGACAGCTCATTGATAG GTGCCAACCCTGGCGTGGCGTTCAGGCCGCGGCCGGCGGACGGTGTGCTGGTCAAAATCACCGACGATGCCTCAAGTGATAGTTATGTTAAAGAGCTCAAGGAGTTTTTAGCAC caTACAAAAACGAGAGTTGGTTCACTTCTAAGCGTGGCTGTTCAGCGGACGATAACTATGGCTATCCCGACGCGCCCTGCTTCTTCATCAAGTTGAACAAA ATTTACGGATGGAAGCCAGAATTCTACGAACTAAATTCGTTACCGTCAGACATGGATAGTAATCTAGTGGAATATATTACCGCCCTGTCCCCTAATGAG CGTGAGCAGATCTGGATCTCTTGCTGGGAGGAGAAGTTGAACGAAACAAAGATAGAGTATCCTTGGGGCATGGGTTTGCCGGGCCGGTTCTACCCCTTCCTCAACCAGGCGGGATACAACAGCCCGCTCATACCCATCAAAGTCACGCCACCAA TGAGTAATTCAACAGCGGCAATCCGCTGCAGAGCGTGGGCAAAGAATATTGTATACAACAAAAGCCTGAAGGACCCATCAGGTTACACCAGGATACAGCTACAACTGGGACAGTATGAGAAACTTGCCGAAGATATATAA
- the LOC106712777 gene encoding sodium/potassium-transporting ATPase subunit beta-2-like: protein MTVKKRPSDLSSLERFNMYYREKEPPMTAGQKAKRFIWNPKTKQFCGRTASSWSKISLFYFIFYAALAILVAICMWTFLQLLDARQPKWQLEQSIIGTNPGLGFRPTPPEVASSVIWYKGNDPGSYQFWVKELSEFLKVYKRDGNKAGAGQNIHNCDFKLPAPAGKVCDVDMSAWGPCIEENGFAYHKSTPCVFLKLNKIFGWRPVFYNSSDALPEAMPQDLKQHIKNMTAYDKNYLNMVWVSCQGENPADRENIGPIQYLPYRGFPGYYFPYTNQEGYLSPLVAVHLQRPKTGMLINIECRAWAHNIVYDRHEGMGSVHIEIMVE from the exons ATGACGGTGAAGAAACGACCTTCGGATCTATCGAGCTTGGAGCGGTTCAACATGTATTACAGAGAGAAGGAGCCACCGATGACCGCGGGCCAGAAGGCCAAACGGTTCATCTGGAACCCCAAGACCAAGCAGTTCTGCGGCCGGACCGCCTCCAGCTGGT caaaaatatctttgttctACTTCATCTTCTATGCCGCGCTGGCGATCCTGGTGGCAATCTGCATGTGGACATTCCTGCAGCTACTGGACGCGCGCCAGCCCAAGTGGCAGCTGGAGCAAAGCATCATCGGCACGAACCCCGGCCTCGGTTTCCGTCCCACGCCGCCCGAGGTCGCCAGCAGCGTCATCTGGTACAAGGGCAACGACCCCGGCAGCTACCAGTTCTGGGTCAAGGAGTTATCTGAATTCTTAAAAG TGTACAAACGCGACGGCAACAAGGCGGGCGCCGGCCAGAACATCCACAACTGCGACTTCAAGCTGCCAGCACCGGCCGGCAAAGTGTGCGATGTGGACATGAGCGCATGGGGGCCCTGCATCGAGGAGAACGGCTTCGCATACCACAAGTCCACACCATGCGTCTTTCTCAAGCTAAACAAGATCTTCGGTTGGCGGCCTGTCTTCTACAATAGCTCGGACGCCCTACCCGAAGCCATGCCCCAGGACTTGAAGCAACACATCAAGAATATGACTGCCtacgataaaaattat TTGAACATGGTGTGGGTGTCGTGCCAGGGCGAGAACCCGGCGGATCGTGAGAACATCGGGCCCATACAGTACCTGCCATACCGGGGCTTCCCCGGATACTACTTTCCATACACGAACCAAGAGGGATATCTGAGCCCATTAGTCGCTGTACATCTTCAGAGGCCGAAAA CTGGCATGTTGATAAACATCGAGTGCCGCGCCTGGGCACACAACATCGTGTACGACCGGCACGAGGGCATGGGCTCCGTGCACATCGAAATTATGGTCGAATAA
- the LOC123721324 gene encoding eukaryotic peptide chain release factor GTP-binding subunit-like: MEVHYRIALLIAFFTVICGANMPTTKEVRTGSLLFPEKIIGGVIEMVHSHKSKPTTQAPYTQPPAYPQQYPQQYPQYQQWNGQANGQGNYQNPGYSQYQSQYQGQTQNYAPQNGYQGYQNGGSYSSPSSQTYPVNQGFSNSQGQNQNHYQSNYQQPTGNYQQTQHFQSQQGTGQYQGQSGYYGQNGGQSTQISQTPSVGQSGFGGQGFQASGGSQVSGSSPGPTCVCQAWTKPQHDELKDV, from the exons ATGGAGGTCCACTACAGGATTGCCTTACTC attgCTTTTTTTACCGTTATATGTGGCGCTAACATGCCAACAACAAAAGAAGTCAGAACGGGCTCGTTGCTCTTTCCGGAGAAAATAATAGGCGGAGTGATCGAGATGGTGCACAGCCACAAGAGTAAACCGACCACGCAAGCACCCTACACGCAGCCCCCAGCCTACCCCCAGCAGTACCCGCAGCAGTACCCACAGTACCAGCAGTGGAACGGCCAGGCAAATGGCCAGGGAAATTACCAAAACCCTGGTTACTCGCAGTACCAAAGTCAATACCAGGGCCAGACACAGAACTACGCACCGCAAAACGGTTACCAAGGTTACCAAAATGGTGGCAGTTACTCTAGTCCTTCGAGTCAGACATATCCCGTTAATCAGGGTTTCAGCAACTCTCAAGGCCAGAATCAAAACCATTATCAGTCAAATTACCAACAGCCCACCGGTAACTATCAACAAACTCAACACTTCCAATCTCAGCAAGGAACTGGACAATACCAGGGACAGTCTGGGTACTACGGACAGAATGGTGGTCAATCGACACAAATTTCCCAAACACCCAGCGTTGGGCAGAGTGGCTTTGGTGGGCAAGGGTTCCAAGCTTCAGGAGGAAGTCAGGTGAGTGGCAGCAGTCCGGGACCCACCTGCGTGTGTCAGGCGTGGACGAAGCCACAACATGATGAATTGAAAGACG TATGA